GCCGGTTGGAACGACCGTCTTCTGGAATGTCAACACCCGGCAACCAGCGGAGTCCTCGAAGCGTTGCGACACTTCCTGGCGACAACGTAGCTGGACTCAACTGAAGCAGGCAACTCTACAGGGACTGCAGCAGGTGATCGGCCACATTCCTGATGTTGGCGTTCTTCGATGCTTTCCGCAGCGATTCGACTTCCGCCTTCGCTTCTGCAGCAGCGGCTCCGATTTCGTCCAGCTCAATCAACGCGGCATGCCGCACGAATTCGCTGGCAGATTTCAGGTGCTCTCGCAGCGTCGTCACAGCCAGGGCAGTGCTGCCGAACTTGTGTAGCCCACGAGCGCCGGCGATGCTGACGGAGGGTGACTTATCGGCCGCCGCCGATGCAATCTTTGCCTTCGCTTCTTCGCTCGCAGCTGCGATATTGGTCAGCCCGGTCACACCCCACCAGCGGATGGCGGCGTCGTCATCGTCGGTGGCAAGAATGAATTGCCCGGCAGCGGCCTCCACTGCGGACGTATCGTTCAGATCGACGCTGTTCGCCCGCTTTGCAAGTTCCAGCAAGCGTTTGGTCCGTTCGAGTCCCGCATCGCCGTTGTGCAGAATGGCCCAGCGACTGCCAGCCGTTTGTTCTTCTTCGTCGAGAATGATCTCGGGAATCAAATGAGCGTCTCGCATGTCAAGTTGCCAACGATCGCATTCCTTGCTCAGCCGCGACAGCGTGTCCGCATAGGCCGGGTCGGCGGCAAGATTCTTCAGTTCCCATGGATCGGTTTTGATGTCATAGAGTTCTTCGTATGGCCGAGTTGGGTTCAGAAACTGAGCAGACTCAGCGTGAAGTTCGCCGCTGGCGTTCAGACGTCGCATTTCCTTCCGCACAACGCTGGTTTCGGCATACTGAATATGCTGCAACGCGGGCCGCCAGGTGTTGAAGTTGCGAAGGTAGCGGAACCTCCCGTCTCGCACAGAACGCACCATGTCAAAGCGTTCGTCAATGCGATCGCGAGCTCCATGAATGTAGTCACGGGCCTTCGGCAGATCCTTGCCCAGAAACGGCTGGCCATACATATTGTCCGGCACTTTGATGCCTGCCAGATTCAAAACGGTCGGGCCCAGATCGATGAGATTGATCAGCTGGTCGCTCACGCTGCCTGGAGCCGCCTGCCCGTCCACGCGCCATTTCTCTGGTACTCGCGCAATCATTGGCACCAGGGTCCCGCTGTCGTACAGCCATCGTTTGGCTCGAGGAAATCCGTTGCCGTGGTCGGACCAATAAATCACGATCGTGTCTTCCGCCAGGCCCGCGTCTTCAATTTCCTTCAGGTATTTTCCTGCGGTCTCATCCATCACCATGATGATGTCCAGCAGCCGTGCATGAGCGGCCCGCACATCGGGCGTGTCGGGGTACAACGGCGAAACTTTGATCTTCGAAGGATCATGCAGCTTGTCTGGCGGCACGTTCTTCACAACGCCTTTCCAGTTGTCCGGCCAGATCCGACTTTCGTGAGTCATCGTCATGTTGAAGACGGCAAAGAACGGCTGCTTTGGGTCCTGGCGATTCTTCCAATGAGCATTCTTTGACGATTCGTCCCACACGCTGTCTTTGTTTCGTTCCCAGCGCAGGTTGTAATCCGTCTTGGAATTGTTCGTGCAGTAGTAGCCCGCATCTTTCAGGTAGCTTGGAAACAGCTTGATCTGTGGCGGCAGACTCGCCTTCGATCGCATGTGGTTGGCTCCCAACCCCGGCGGGTACATGCCAGTAATGATCCCCGTGCGACAAGGTGCACACACGCCGTGGCAGGTGAACGCCTGAGTGTACCTCACGCCCTGTTTTGCAAATGCGTCCAGGTGAGGCGTGGTGGCATTGGGATCGCCGTAACAGCCGAGGTGCGAACTAATGTCCTCGCAACTGATCCAGACGATGTTTGGACGATCCGCCGCCTGCGCCGCTTGACCGAAGATCGCAGCCAGAGGGACAAGGCACAGCACAGCAATGTGCAAACGACGCATAGCAGCTCACTTTCTGAGGACGTAAATAACAAAACGATCATTACGCCATCATGGCGTCACGTTCGAGTTTGTTCAAGCTGCCGAATCACCTTGACCTTCAATTGGACGACGCGGGCCGACGATTCGCTTTTCTTCACCCCGACTTTCCGCCATTATGTCGACAGTGCGACGTTTTTTAGAACCTCAATCGAAGTTTCAGGAGTCCGTTCGTGATCTTGTTCCACAAATATCTGCCAGCGCTGGTTGCCGTTGCATTTTTGCTGCCGGTTACCGAAGCGAATGAGCCGATCGCAGTCGCTCAAAAGAACGATGTCATCGATGTTTGGCTGGGCACCAGTAGCCGCCAGCCGAGCAAGGGGATTTATCACTGCACGCTGAACACGGCCAATGGCAAGCTCACTGACCCGACGCTGGTCGCCGAAATTTCCGGCCCTGGCTTCCTTGCGATGCACCCCAAACTGCCACGGCTGTACGCCGTTGGTGGTGTCGACGGAAAGGCATCCATTGCGGCGTACGCGATCGAAGGCAAGTTAAAGAATGCGTCGCTGAAGTTTCTGAACGCCGTAGAAATCGGCGATGGCGGCGCCGCTCACGTTGCCGTCGATCCAACCGGACAAACCATTCTTACAGCGCAATACGGCGGCGGGTCGACAGCGGTCTTCTCACTCAACAAAGATGGATCGCTGAATGAGCGCACTCAGCTGATTGATCATGAAGGTGCGTCCGACACCGTGCCCGGTCGGCAGACGAAGTCGCATGCACACTGGGCGGGTTTTTCACCTGACAACAGATTCGCCTTCGTGCCGGACCTGGGTCTGGACAAAGTTGTGATCTACAAATCAGATGCGGCCGCTTCAAAAATTGAACCGCACGGCTTCGCCGAAATCGCTCCCGGCGGCGGCCCTCGGCACATGAAATTTCACACCAACGGTAAGTGGGCTTACGTGCTGCATGAACTCGACTTAAAAGTCACCGTGTTCGACTATGACGCAGACGCCGGAACGATGACGGCAAAACAAACGATCGAAACCGTCCCGCGAGACGAACTGGCGAAGGAAGACGCCAAGAGCTGTTCGGAAATTCGCGTGCATCCATCCGGTAAATTTGTCTACGCGGCCAATCGAGGTCACGATACGGTGACCGCCTTCAAAGTCGATCAGCAAACCGGCAAGCTGGAACTGATCGAACGCGAAAACGTGCGAGGAGCGACACCGCGTAATTTCAACATTGATCCCAGCGGTCAATGGTTGCTTGCGGCTGGTCAGGATTCTCACACACTGGCATCGTTTGCGGTCGATCAGGACACTGGCGAACTGAAGTATAATCGCAGCGTCGTGCTGGCACCTTCGTGCATCTGCGTGTTGTTTGGACACGAATAGAAAGCGGTAACGTTCATGCATCCGGACAGGATCGGCCCGTATTTGATCGACAGGAAGATCGGTTCCGGCGGCATGGGGAATGTGTACCTCGGTACTCATGAAACCACCGGCGAACAGGTTGCCGTCAAAGTTCTTCCCGCGTCCATGGCGCGGGAAGAAGGATTTGTGAATCGCTTCTCGCGCGAAATCGAAGCGTTGCGAAAGGTGAGTCATCAAAACATCGTCCAGATCTACGAAGACGGTCAGACGGACGACGGCAGCTATTATTTTTCGATGGAATACGTCGACGGCGAAACGCTGACTTCCATCGTGACACAGCAAAAGAAAATTCCGTGGCCGGAGGTCATCGACTTAAGTCTTCAGATTGCATCAGCGCTAAAAGCCGCCCATAACGAAGGCATTGTGCATCGCGATTTGAAGCCGTCCAACCTGATGGTCACGGACGAC
This DNA window, taken from Fuerstiella marisgermanici, encodes the following:
- a CDS encoding lactonase family protein; this translates as MILFHKYLPALVAVAFLLPVTEANEPIAVAQKNDVIDVWLGTSSRQPSKGIYHCTLNTANGKLTDPTLVAEISGPGFLAMHPKLPRLYAVGGVDGKASIAAYAIEGKLKNASLKFLNAVEIGDGGAAHVAVDPTGQTILTAQYGGGSTAVFSLNKDGSLNERTQLIDHEGASDTVPGRQTKSHAHWAGFSPDNRFAFVPDLGLDKVVIYKSDAAASKIEPHGFAEIAPGGGPRHMKFHTNGKWAYVLHELDLKVTVFDYDADAGTMTAKQTIETVPRDELAKEDAKSCSEIRVHPSGKFVYAANRGHDTVTAFKVDQQTGKLELIERENVRGATPRNFNIDPSGQWLLAAGQDSHTLASFAVDQDTGELKYNRSVVLAPSCICVLFGHE
- a CDS encoding sulfatase family protein; translated protein: MRRLHIAVLCLVPLAAIFGQAAQAADRPNIVWISCEDISSHLGCYGDPNATTPHLDAFAKQGVRYTQAFTCHGVCAPCRTGIITGMYPPGLGANHMRSKASLPPQIKLFPSYLKDAGYYCTNNSKTDYNLRWERNKDSVWDESSKNAHWKNRQDPKQPFFAVFNMTMTHESRIWPDNWKGVVKNVPPDKLHDPSKIKVSPLYPDTPDVRAAHARLLDIIMVMDETAGKYLKEIEDAGLAEDTIVIYWSDHGNGFPRAKRWLYDSGTLVPMIARVPEKWRVDGQAAPGSVSDQLINLIDLGPTVLNLAGIKVPDNMYGQPFLGKDLPKARDYIHGARDRIDERFDMVRSVRDGRFRYLRNFNTWRPALQHIQYAETSVVRKEMRRLNASGELHAESAQFLNPTRPYEELYDIKTDPWELKNLAADPAYADTLSRLSKECDRWQLDMRDAHLIPEIILDEEEQTAGSRWAILHNGDAGLERTKRLLELAKRANSVDLNDTSAVEAAAGQFILATDDDDAAIRWWGVTGLTNIAAASEEAKAKIASAAADKSPSVSIAGARGLHKFGSTALAVTTLREHLKSASEFVRHAALIELDEIGAAAAEAKAEVESLRKASKNANIRNVADHLLQSL